DNA from Gemmatimonas sp.:
GGGAAGCTCGGTGCCGCCACGGTCACGCCCCACGAAGTCCTCGAGGCTTACGACGCGCACATTGCGGATGCGTGAACTACATTTGCCAAGGGCGGCGGCGGGGTATCGCCACGTTTGGTCCGGTAGCTTAGTTGGTTAAAGCGCTCGACTCATAATCGAAGGATCGTGGGTTCAAGTCCCACCCGGACCATACGCCTCGGTGCCATGCACCGAGGCGTATGTCTTTGGCAGAACCGGAGGGGGCTTCCCACCGCCGATCCCCTCCGTTACGTTCTTGATCCGCGCGGTGAGTTGTCGAGCACGGAACGCTATGGGGCGTGTAGCTCAGCTGGTTAGAGCGCTGCTTTCACACAGCAGAGGTCCGGGGTTCGAGTCCCTGCACGCCCACTTCATCATCTCGTAGTACAAGAACGGCCGGTCATCTTCACTGATGACCGGCCGTCTTTTTGTTCAGTGTCGGCGGTTTGGCGATCAGAACACTTCCGCCGCTACGGCCGGTGCCTTGACCCGCTCGACACCCCGGAGCACGGTAATCCGCGCACCAGCTTGCCGCAGACGACCGATGGTGCGGTCGTCCAAGCGCGCGCGAAGCACAATCACATCCTCGTCGGTGCGCTGATCCAGCACCTCACCGTCGCGATGCATCTCGGCAATCATTCGCCCGTTGGCCGCCGGCAGCCGGACTTCAAGCACGGGACGTTGGCGACGCAGGCTGTCCAACAGTGATGCGCGCAGCCCGTCGAGACCACCGGGCTCGATGGCCGACACGAACAACGAATTCGGGATGAGATTCGCCACGCGTTCACGAACGGCCGCCACTTCGTCGGCTGGCAGCAAGTCCATCTTATTCATGATGTACAGCTTCGGCTGATCGGCCAGCCCGAGATCCGCCAGCACACCGTCCACGACATCGCGCTGCTCTTCCCAGACCGGATGACTCGCGTCGATGACGTGCAGCAGCAGATCCGCTTCCTTCGCCTCGGACAACGTGGCCCGGAACGACGCGACCAGATGGTGCGGCAGCTTCCGGATGAACCCGACGGTGTCGGTGAGGAGCACGGTGTAGCCGTCGCCGACGTCGACTTCACGCGTGAGCGGATCGAGCGTGGCGAAGAGACGGTCTTCCACGAACACCTGCACGTCATTCGCCATCTGCCGCAGGATCGATGACTTGCCCGCATTCGTGTAGCCAACGAGGGCAACTCGGTAGTGCGCCTTGCGTCCTTCCCGCTGCACTTCGCGCGCGCGCTCGACATCGGCGAGGCGCTCCTTCAGCACGCGAATGCGATGTTGAATGAGACGACGGTCGGTTTCAAGCTGCGTTTCACCCGGACCACGTACGCCGATACCACCGCGGAACTTCTCGAGGTGGGTCCACATGCGTGTGAGTCGCGGCAGCAAATACTGCAGCTGCGCGAGTTCCACCTGCATGCGGGCCTCGCTCGACCGCGCCCGCGTGGCGAAGATGTCCAGAATCAGCTCCGCGCGATCCATCACGCGCGTTCCGACAATGGCTTCGACGTTCTTGCCTTGGGCCGGCGTCAGCTCATCATCGAAGAGCACCAGCGTGGCACCGAGTTCGTTGATGCGCAGCTTGAGCTCCTCGACCTTCCCGCTGCCCAGGTACGTCGCGGGATGCGGCCGATCGAGCGCCTGCGTTAACCGGCCAACCACGACAGCCCCAGCCGTGTCGGCCAGGCGGGCGAGTTCTTCGAGGTGTTCTTCTGATTGATGACGGGCATTACCACGCTTCGACGGTGCACTGACGAGCACCGCGCGCTCGACTGGCGGCGTGAGGGAGATGATCTCGCGGCTGATGTGCGTCTACCTAATTCTGAGAGGGCGAAGCCGATCAGCGTCCGTTGCCGGACACCGAGGAGTACCGTCCCGTCCGGTCGTATGGACGGGTGAAATTGCCGAGCGGTGTGGAGACAGTGAAATCGCCGCGCACGCGGTAGTTCACCGTGCCGGCCGTGACCAGAGACCGACCAGCCGCGCCGAGGCCGGCGTAGGTGAAACGTACGGGCAAGCGCACCAGCGAGGAGTCGTTCTCTGGCACCACGAACCGACCGTCAAGCGCACCACTTCCGAGCTTGATGGTGTCCACATCCACTTGATACGTCATACTTAGCGCGTCGAGCTTGTAGCCATTCGGGTTGTAGACCGAGAGCACAACGTCGACGCTGCCCCCGGTGAGCCCGAGGCCCGTCACGTTGAACTCACGCAGCGTCACCACTGGTTCCTTGAACGTCGCGCGTCCAAGCGTGGCGCACGCGGCACCGCCCGTGGTCAACGCCACGACTGCTCCCGCCGTCATCCAGCGCCGTACAGCCCTCGTCATGCGCATCTCATATCCCCAGAGCTGAAAGGTCTGCTCCCAAGTTTCCGGTGGCGTCGGAATCGACGGCGCACCGAGTCCTTGAATGGTACCCGTCCCCTCGGTCGTGTTCCGTCACTCGACAACGGGAGGCCCGCCACGTTCGGCCCACCACGCGAGACGTTTGGCGATCTGCTTCTCCTCGCCGACCGATAGAGGATGATAGTAGGTCTGCCCTTGGAGTTCCGGTGGCTGATACGGTTGCGCAACAAACGCCCCGGGATGATCGTGCGGATACTCGTACGGCACGCGGCGATCGGGATCGGCGCGCAGATGCATCTCCGAATTGAGCAGATGCGCCGGCACGGGCACGGACGGTGATTCCGCGGCGGCCGCGCGGGCCGCTGCCCATCCGAGGTACAGTCGATTCGACTTCGGCGCGACGGCGCAGTACACGGCCGCTTGCGCCACCGCCCGTTCACCTTCCGCGGGCCCGAGTCGGCGGAACGTCTCCCAGGCGGTCATCACGATGCCGATCGCTTGCGGATCCGCGAGACCGATATCCTCCGTCGCCATGGCCGCCAACCGACGCAAGAAGATCTGCGGGTCTTCGCCGGCCTGGAGGCCGCGCGCCAGCCAGTACAGCACGGCGTGCGGGTCACTGCCGCGCAGCGACTTATGAAAGGCCGACAGCACCGCGTTGCGGTCGACATCGACGCGATCGTAGCTCACGACGCGTGTTCCGAGCGCATCGGCCAAGGCGTCACGCGTGAGCGCGGCACCGGTCGGGAGCATCTGCGCGACCGCCTCCAGCGCACCGAGCGCACGACGCGCGTCGCCATCGGACTGCTCCGCGAGCCAGCGCAGCGTGTCCGGATCTGCCTGCACCCGTAAAGCACCAAGACCGCGATGTTCGTCGGCCAGCGCGCGCGCGCATACGCTGACGACGTCTTCGATCGTGAGTGGACGGAGCGCGTACACGCGAGACCGTGACAGCAACGCGCCCACCACCGCGAAGCCGGGCACCTCGGTCGTTGCCCCACACAACGTGATCACACCATTCTCGACGTGTGGCAGTAATGCATCCTGCTGCGACTTCGCCCAACGGTGGATTTCATCGATCACCACCAGCGTGCGGCGCCCTTCAAAGTTGCGACGCTTCTCCGCGTCGGCGACGATTTCACGAAGACGTGGGATGCCGTCGGTAACCGCGTTCAGGACCACGACCGTCTGCTGCATGTATCGGCCGATCAGACTGGCAATCGTGGTCTTGCCCGTCCCACTGGGACCGGTCAGAATCACGCTCCCGATCGTGCCGTTCCGGATCGCATCGCCAAGCGGTCGACCGGGAGCGAGCAGATGCTGCTGTCCGACGACGTCTTCGAGGCGTTCCGGGCGCATACGAGCCGCCAGTGGCTCCGGTGAACTCGCCGCGAACAGGGTGGCGCTCATCGGGCGATCGAGCGGGCGCCCGCCGGCGCGCCCGTCTGCAAGCCGAGTCTCGCGGCGGCGGATGCCAACGCGGTGGCCAGCTCCGACGAGGGGGCGAGCATGGTGCGCGACGGAACCCAGACCGCGGCCGGTGGCTCGGCCCGTTCGGAAAGCCCCAACCCATCTAGCAGAAAGTACCAGCGATCCGAACGTGAGTAGATCACGAGCAGCAGCTCGGGCGTGAGCGACAGCTGATCGTCCGGCCCGAACACCGACATCTCCACGCCCCCGTACGTCGCCAGCGGAAAGCGCAGACGCCCGAGCGCGTCGCGCAGATCCGGCAGCGCGACGTCGAAGCCCGCCCATTCTGTACCGCTTCGCAGATCGCTCATCACGACATCGACAGCGGGATCGAGATGCAGCGTCAAGGCGTGCAGCAGGTCGACGGCGCGTTCTGCCGTCGTCCCGATGCGCGCGACGTGCACGCCGGCATCCTTCGACGCGACAAACCAATCCGACACCGGACGGAAGCGCCCGGCCTCGTCGCCGCCCGACGGCGACATCGCGTTTCGCATTTGGAGATTCATGCGCCCGGTCAGGCGGTTTCAGAGAGACTGGCGAGGTCGCGTGCCGCCTCGAGCAGCGCATCCCGTGTGTTCGCAGCGGGGTCGTCGATCACCCGCTGCAGGAGCGCATGCAACAATCGCCCCAACGCCGGTCCGATCGCGATACCCGCACTGCGCAGATCGTCGCCATCGATTGCGAGATCGGCCAGTTCGATGGGCTCTCGGAAGGCGATCGTGAGCAGGCGTCGGTGAAGCCGACGCACCAAGGCCGGACTCACCCCTCCCATCGCGCTCCACTGGGCGGCGGCCAGGCGCACAAAGCCCGCCACTCGTAATCGCCCGACGTTCGCCGCCAGGCGCCGAAGTTCGGCGTCAGCTGGGAGGACACCCGAGGCCATCGTTTCGGCGAGCGATGGCCCGAAACGGCTCCACCGATCCACGAGCGACGACACGTTGGAAGTGTCCTGATTCGAAAAGCGGAGGTCGCGTAATGCCCGCTCCGCCGGCTTGGCGCCGCCCTCGCTGAAGAGTGCGGCGACACGCAGGGTCTTCCGGAGCGGACGACCGGCTAAGCCGGGGCGAGGCAAGGCGTCGATGGCGCGTAACGTGTCGTCGCGGACCTCGGCCAACATCGGTACCAGCGACGCGAATGCCCCCGCCTCTCGCCACCGAACGAACGCCACCGACGGAGCCAGCACCTGTTCCATGGTTTTCTCAAGCTCCTGCTTCACCCGCTCGGGAGACAACCGCGTGAGAAACGGTGCACTCTCGACGATCGCCGCCCAGGTGTCCGGCGCGATCTCGAAGCCGAATCGCGCCGCGAAGCGGATCGCCCGCAGCGCTCGCAGCCGGTCTTCGCGCATCCGCGCGTCGGCCTCTCCGACGGCGCGTACCACGCGACGCGTCAGATCGATCTGCCCACCAAAGGGGTCGTGCAGACGGTGATCGATCGGATCGTACGCGATAGCGTTGATCGTGAAATCGCGACGTGCCAGGTCCTCATCCAGCGAGGCGCCGAACTCCACGACGGCGTGCCGCCCGTCGGTCTTCACATCCCGGCGAAAGGTCGTCACCTCATGCATGACGTGGTCGCGGTCGAGCACACCGATCGTTCCGAATTCGATCCCAACCGGCACGGTGCGGCGGAACAGCTTCCGGACTTGCGTCGGCGTCGCCGCGGTCGCGAGATCCCAGTCAAGGTGGGCCTCCCCCAGCAGCGCGTCGCGCACGGCTCCGCCGACGCACCAGGTTTCGAAGCCCGCCTGCTGGAGCGTGCGAGCGATGTCGATGACCTGGCCGGGGGTGCGCAAGTTCCCACGAGACGCTGCGCTCGCTATCCGCAGAGCACGCTCCCGCCGTTCACATTCAGAATTTCGCCGGTCACATGCCGAGCCAACGGGCTGGCCAGAAAGAGAACGGGTCCGGCGATGTCCGACGGGGAGGCCACGCGCCCCAATGGGATGGCGGCCTCGATCCGCTCGCGTCCGGCAGCGAACGGCTTCGCCACGGCCTCGGTATCGACCCACCCGGGCGCCACGGAGTTCACCGTGATATCTCGACTACCGAGCTCAACCGCAAGCGACTTCACGAAGGAGATCATCGCCCCCTTCGTTGCCGCGTAGTCGGCGTGACCCGCCTCGCCCCGTTGTCCCGCCGTACTGGATACGAAGATCATACGACCACCGTCGCTCATCACTCGCGCCGCCGCCCGCGCCCCGTAGAACATTCCGTCCAGGTTGGTCGCCATCGTGAAACGCCATCGATCATCGTCGAGCAGCGAAACGGGCAGCGGATCAGGCGGCCAAAAGCCTGAGTTTCCCACATAGATATCCACACCGCCGAAGAGCTGCATGGCTTTATCCACAAAGTCCTGATTCGCCGTTTTTGTGGACAAATCTCCCATGTGCGAAAAATTCCGCACTTTGTGATTTGTGAGATCTGCAATCACAGCCGCCGCCTCGTTCGAGCGATTGCGGTACGCGATTCCCACATCGGCCCCGGCCTGTGCGAGCAAGCGCGCCACGGAAGCGCCAATCCCCCGTGCCCCGCCGGTGACCAGCGCTCGCTTCCCTTTCAGTGAGATCATGCCAAGCCTATCCTGTGAAAGTACATGACACGTCGTGCGTCAAGTAGTTAAGTGAAAAGGGTTTATCGTTCAGAATTGGACAGTTCTTCACAACGTCTGTTCGATCGCGTCACAGATCGCGTGCTGAATACAGAGATGTATCTCCTGCGCCCGGTCGGTCCGATCCGTCGGCACCACCACGGTGTGATCCGCCAGCAGTCGCAAGGCGCCGCCGTCCCGTTTCGTGAGGGCCAGCACCGGAATGCTCTTCGCCTTGGCCGCCTCAGCGGCACGCAGGACGTTTGGAGAATTTCCGCTGGTCGAATGGATGATCAAGAGATCGCCACTTTTCCCAAGGGCTTCTATCTGACGAGAAAATATGTGATCGAACCCGAGGTCGTTGCCCGCCGCCGTGATCAACGAGGTGTCGGTGGTCAGGGCGATGGCGGGGTAGGCGCGACGGTTTCGCATGTAGCGAACGACGTACTCTGTGGCCATGTGTTGCGCGTCGGCTGCCGATCCGCCGTTCCCGCAGAATAGGAGCGTTCCCCCCTGATTCACCGTGGTGCGCACCATCTCGAGCGCGCGCTCGATCTCCGGCGCGAGGTCACGGGCGACCTGTTCGGCCGTCGCTGCCAGCTCCGTCAGAGCGGCAAGCAACGGGGCAACGGACGCGTCTGGAGCGTTCTGCGGGCCTTGATCGGCGTGGGTCATAGCTCGGTATTGGTTCAGGTATCGATCGTCTTAGCGACCGAGTATGCGCTTGATGCGTCCAACCAGGCCGTCGCGAAGGGGGGGGACCGGCAGCGGATCCTCGTCGCCCAGCACCCGCTCGGCGTTCGCCCGCAGCAAAAGGTCCGACTGCTCGTCTGCCCCCCGCTCGGCGAGCCAATCACGAGCGGTGCCCAGCGATCGGCCATCGCCGTGGTTGTCGGACGCCAGGATGTCGATCAGTCCATCCGCCAGCATGGCCTTGGCCAAGTCCGCAGGCACCCCACGTCCCATGAGCACCGAGGCGTCGGTTTGAATGACCACTCCCAGCGCTCGCCACTGCCGCACCAACTCCAGCGTGCAGCCGAAGTAGCGCTCCGGATGAGCCAAAATGGGCGTCCGCCCGCTGCGGGCAATACGACGGAGCTCGCTCGTCGCCCCGCGCGGTAGTCCGCCGCGGGTGAATTCCACCAGCAGCGCCCGGGAGTTCCCCAAGCAGAGTTCGGGAGCCGTCAATTCGACACCTGGGCTGTCGAGCATGATCTCCCAACCCAGCCGAATGTCCAAGTCGGCCGGCGCCGCGGCGCGCAGCAGCGCCAGCAGTTCGCCGTGGCGCGCGTACGGCGCGCTCGCGGCCTGACTCGCGTTGAGATGCGGCGTACAAACCAGTACGGTGACGCCCTGAGCCGCGAACCGCTGGAGCACGGGAATCGAGACGTCGAGAGACGGCGACCCGTCGTCGACGCCCGGCAGCAGGTGCGAATGAATGTCGATCATGACGCGTCCCTCCTGCTGACGTGGCGCGGCGATGTGGACATCGCTCGCGTGCGGCGGCTCAGGCGCCCAGCGATGCAGGGAGCGCCGCAATTCGGGCAAGGGCGCGAGCGGCCCGGGCGTCCATCAGCGCCGGTTCGTCGGCGGCCGCTTGGAACGCGTAGGTCACCAGCGCATCGACCGCGAGCAGGTCAAGCGCGGTCGTCCGTGCTGTCGAGCCGGAGGCGAGCAATGCATCCAGCAACTGCACACCCGCGTCGAGGCACGCCTCGGGCACCTGCTGTACGGGCAGATGCGCAAACGGTTCCAGCAACGCCGAGAGCCGAACCCGCAGCCCTTCGGGCGGCGCAGGCGTCAGGGCATCGAACCAGCCGCCCACCGTGGTCATCTTCGGGTCCCTCGTACTCACCGCGCCGTTCGTCGCGCTCACCCGGCGGATGCCAGGCGATCGAAGATTTCAGCGGCCGCGGCAATCGCCGCGTCCAGCTTGTCGGCCTCGACACCAGCCTGCGCCATGTGCGGCTTCCCGCCGCCACGCCCACCGACGGCTGCCGCCACCTCACGCACCACGATGTCCGCTCGCAATCCACGATCACGCGCGTCGTCGGTGGACACCGCGAGCAAGGCGCCCTTTCCGTCGGCCAGCACGGCACCCAACACCGCCACGCCGCTTCCGAGCGCCTCCCGCAGTGAATCGCCGAGCGCCTGAAGCGCCTTCACATCGACAACCTCGACTCGCGTCGCGATGAATCGGACACCGCGCACTTCGGTGGCCTGCGCCGCCAGCTGCTGCGCGACACCGCCACCGGACACGCCGCCCCGCATCGCTTCATCCAGGCGCTTCTCGAGCTGCTTCCGTTCGTCGATCAGCGCGTCGATCTTCTTTTCGATCTGCTCGATATTCGTGGCCGTGCCGGCCATCGGCACCTTCAGGCGCGTGGCCACCTGCACCAGTGCGCGCTCGCGATCGGCAAGGAACTGAAACGCGCGCGGTCCGGTGACGGCCTCGATGCGACGCACGCCAGCCGCCACGCCGCCTTCCGACACGATGCGCACAAGGCCGATCTCGGCAGTGTTCTTCACATGCGTGCCGCCACAGAGCTCGACGGACAACGTCGGAATCTCCACCACGCGCACCACGTCGCCGTACTTCTCGCCGAACAGCGCCATGGCGCCCTGCGCCACGGCATCCGCGTAGGCCGACTCGCGCGTGTTGACGGGCGCGGCGGTCCACACGCCGGCGTTCACCTGGGACTCGATCGCAACCAGCTGGTCGTGTGTGAGCGGACCGTGGTGCGTAAAGTCGAAGCGCAGACGATCGGGTGAGACCAGCGAGCCGGCCTGGTGCACATGTTCACCGAGCACATGTCGCAGCGCCGCGTGCAGCAGGTGCGTCGCCGTGTGATTGCGCTCGGTATCATGACGACGCTCGCGCGGCACCACGGCGTGCGCCGGACCAAACGTGATCTCGCCGGTGG
Protein-coding regions in this window:
- a CDS encoding CpsB/CapC family capsule biosynthesis tyrosine phosphatase produces the protein MIDIHSHLLPGVDDGSPSLDVSIPVLQRFAAQGVTVLVCTPHLNASQAASAPYARHGELLALLRAAAPADLDIRLGWEIMLDSPGVELTAPELCLGNSRALLVEFTRGGLPRGATSELRRIARSGRTPILAHPERYFGCTLELVRQWRALGVVIQTDASVLMGRGVPADLAKAMLADGLIDILASDNHGDGRSLGTARDWLAERGADEQSDLLLRANAERVLGDEDPLPVPPLRDGLVGRIKRILGR
- the hflX gene encoding GTPase HflX is translated as MLVSAPSKRGNARHQSEEHLEELARLADTAGAVVVGRLTQALDRPHPATYLGSGKVEELKLRINELGATLVLFDDELTPAQGKNVEAIVGTRVMDRAELILDIFATRARSSEARMQVELAQLQYLLPRLTRMWTHLEKFRGGIGVRGPGETQLETDRRLIQHRIRVLKERLADVERAREVQREGRKAHYRVALVGYTNAGKSSILRQMANDVQVFVEDRLFATLDPLTREVDVGDGYTVLLTDTVGFIRKLPHHLVASFRATLSEAKEADLLLHVIDASHPVWEEQRDVVDGVLADLGLADQPKLYIMNKMDLLPADEVAAVRERVANLIPNSLFVSAIEPGGLDGLRASLLDSLRRQRPVLEVRLPAANGRMIAEMHRDGEVLDQRTDEDVIVLRARLDDRTIGRLRQAGARITVLRGVERVKAPAVAAEVF
- a CDS encoding SIS domain-containing protein, with protein sequence MTHADQGPQNAPDASVAPLLAALTELAATAEQVARDLAPEIERALEMVRTTVNQGGTLLFCGNGGSAADAQHMATEYVVRYMRNRRAYPAIALTTDTSLITAAGNDLGFDHIFSRQIEALGKSGDLLIIHSTSGNSPNVLRAAEAAKAKSIPVLALTKRDGGALRLLADHTVVVPTDRTDRAQEIHLCIQHAICDAIEQTL
- a CDS encoding LEA type 2 family protein, which translates into the protein MTRAVRRWMTAGAVVALTTGGAACATLGRATFKEPVVTLREFNVTGLGLTGGSVDVVLSVYNPNGYKLDALSMTYQVDVDTIKLGSGALDGRFVVPENDSSLVRLPVRFTYAGLGAAGRSLVTAGTVNYRVRGDFTVSTPLGNFTRPYDRTGRYSSVSGNGR
- a CDS encoding replication-associated recombination protein A, whose translation is MSATLFAASSPEPLAARMRPERLEDVVGQQHLLAPGRPLGDAIRNGTIGSVILTGPSGTGKTTIASLIGRYMQQTVVVLNAVTDGIPRLREIVADAEKRRNFEGRRTLVVIDEIHRWAKSQQDALLPHVENGVITLCGATTEVPGFAVVGALLSRSRVYALRPLTIEDVVSVCARALADEHRGLGALRVQADPDTLRWLAEQSDGDARRALGALEAVAQMLPTGAALTRDALADALGTRVVSYDRVDVDRNAVLSAFHKSLRGSDPHAVLYWLARGLQAGEDPQIFLRRLAAMATEDIGLADPQAIGIVMTAWETFRRLGPAEGERAVAQAAVYCAVAPKSNRLYLGWAAARAAAAESPSVPVPAHLLNSEMHLRADPDRRVPYEYPHDHPGAFVAQPYQPPELQGQTYYHPLSVGEEKQIAKRLAWWAERGGPPVVE
- a CDS encoding SDR family NAD(P)-dependent oxidoreductase, which codes for MISLKGKRALVTGGARGIGASVARLLAQAGADVGIAYRNRSNEAAAVIADLTNHKVRNFSHMGDLSTKTANQDFVDKAMQLFGGVDIYVGNSGFWPPDPLPVSLLDDDRWRFTMATNLDGMFYGARAAARVMSDGGRMIFVSSTAGQRGEAGHADYAATKGAMISFVKSLAVELGSRDITVNSVAPGWVDTEAVAKPFAAGRERIEAAIPLGRVASPSDIAGPVLFLASPLARHVTGEILNVNGGSVLCG